The sequence TACTGCTTCCTCCGATTCTGTACACCAAATATATGATTACAAAGCTTATAAAGGCTCCAACCAGCCCGATTATAACTCCCTCAACAATAAAGGGCCATCTGATGAACCAGTCGGTAGCTCCTATGTATTTCATTATGTTGATTTCTCTTCTTCGGGCAAACACTGTAAGTTTAATAGTGTTGGAAATTATAAACACGGCTATGGCTGACAGTATAATTATAAGTGTGGTGCTTCCTATTTGCAATATTCGAAGTATTTTATTCACAAAATCTATAGCTTTTTGCGAATACTGCACACTGTCCACACCGGGATAATTCTTGTACCTTTCAACAACTTCCTCATAATCCTTTGAATTTTTGAGCTTTATAATAAATGAAACCGGCATGATGCTTTCGTCCAGGCCCTCAAGAATTTCCTTGTCTTCTCCGAGCATCTCCTTGGCCTTTTCAAAAGCTGCCGCTTTGTCAACCATCTGATATGATTCAATCCTCTCATCGCGGCTTATAGTCCACTGGAGCATTCCAACCTGGTAATCATCAAGGTTCGGATTGCAAAACACCTGCATTTCCGGCTGCTCTTTCAAAAACCGGGTATTGTGTTCTATATTCGCAGTCATCACCAGAAAGAATCCCAGTATTATGAGAGAAGCCGAAACTACTCCCATTGAAGCAAGGGACATAAGCACATTTCTATATGTATTTACGAAACCTTCCTTAATAATATACTTGGTGGTTCTTAACTTCATCTTCGTACTGTCCTTTCTCCTGATCTCTTACTATTACTCCTTTGTCAAGAGCAATTACACGCTTTTTCATCGCATCCACAATACTCTTTTCATGGGTGGCAACAATTACTGTAGTTCCCCGGTAATTTACTTCCGCAAGAAGCTTCATTATCTCCCACGATGTCTCAGGGTCGAGATTTCCGGTAGGCTCATCCGCGATCAAAAGAGACGGGTTGTTTACCAATGCCCGTGCCAGAGCGACCCTTTGCTGTTCACCGCCGGATAACTGGTGGGGATAAGCTTTAGCTTTTTTGCTGAGCCCAACCAGTGCAAGAGCCATAGGCACCTGTCTCCTTATTTCTTTAGGAAGCGCCTCGGTAATCTGCATCGCAAACTCCACATTTTCATACACGGTTTTATTGGGGAGAAGTCTAAAATCCTGAAATACGACACCAAGACTCCTTCTTAAAAAGGGTATGTCTTTTCTGGTCATCTTGGAAAGCTCATAACCGTTTACAAAGACTTCCCCTTCCGTAGGGTCTTCTTCTTTTAATATAAGTTTGAGCAAAGTAGATTTGCCGGAGCCGCTGGGTCCGACAAAAAATGCAAATTCGCCTTTATTTATGGTAAGGTTGATATTATTCAACGCCAATGTACCGTTTGGGTATCTTTTTGAAACTCCTCTATACTCTACCACGTTGACCTCCTTAAAGTCAATCGTCCGGACTTTGGTCCGGTGCATTTTTCTTTCGTGCAATATTTTTTCTCTGCAATATTTTATCTTATTAATTTATTTTTTGCAATTGCCGATAAGACAAATAAGGACATTTCAAAACAAGTCCTTACAGTTTCAAATACTAAAATTTAAGTGCTATACAAGGGCTTGATTACTGTCAAGATATTTTTTTACCAGCATGGCAACTTTGAATATTATTGCATCGTCAAACAATCTAAGGTCAAGGCCTGTAATTTTTTGAATCTTATCCAGTCTGTACACAAGGGTGTTTCGATGAACATAAAGCTGCCTTGAAGTTTCACTTACATTAAGATTGTTTTCAAAAAATTTGTTAATCGTATACATCGTCTCGGAATCCAAAGCTTCAAAGGAGCCTTCCTTGAACACCTCTTTTAAAAACAGCTTGCACAATGTCGGAGGAAGCTGATATATGAGCCTTCCTATCCCAAGTCTGTTGTAATCCACAATACTCTTTTCGCTGTCAAAAATGCCTCCTATAAGCAGCGCCATCTGTGCTTCTTTGAAAGAACGTCCTATATCCTTTATATTGTCAACAACCGTGCCGATTCCAACCCTGGCTTTAATCATTCCCTCCGTGGACAAAGTATCAATAATAACTTTGGAAATTTTGTTTATCTCCTTGTAGTCATAGTCCGGCTTCAACTCTTTTATAAGCACAACTTTCTCATCGTCAAGCACTACAACAAAGTCTTTGTTTTTAACCGGAAAAAGCCCTTCAATTATCTCGTGGGCATAAATATCTTTTGCCTTTTCGGTTTCCACAAGAAAAACCACTCTGTTTACATTATTTTGAAGGTGCAACTCCTTTGCCCTCAAAGTGATATCTCCTGGAAGAATATTATCCATTATAATTCCTTTTATAAAACTGATCTTATCATATTTCTCGTCAAAATAATTCTTTACGTTAATGGTATTAATCGATATCAACGCAAGAAATTTTTGGCTGTTTTCAGAATCCGAATCAATAAACGTAATAAATTCAAGTTTGTTCTTTATGTATACCTTCTGAAACGTTTGTCCGTCAATCACCACAAACTGATCTTTGGACCTCATTATCTCAGATACCAGTGAACTGCTCTGTCCCACTTTCTTTTCATCTGAGCAGGCCAAAATAAGACCTGTGTCATCCATTATCCCAAACTCCGAATCTATTACGTCCTTTATTTGATTTACAAGATTCTGATATATCTTTACAGACATCCAAATCCTTCCCTTTTTATCAGCTGGTAAAAAGCAAAGGGTACTTTCAGAGCTTTGCTCCTTGAACAAACTCAATTTATCTATCTTGCAATTTAATTTCTCTGAAACCCCTATATTTTATTATACACAAAATAAAATAAAAAAGGAAAGATTCAAATAAATCTTTCCTTTTTTATTTTTATATTTATTTCATTAGTTCATTATTGTTTTTTCAGTTTCCTTGTCAAAGAGATGAATCTTGTTGGCATCAAAAGCAACCTTAATCACATCGCCCGGTCTAGCCTTTGATCTCGGATTAACTCTTGCAGTAAACTCAAAGTCATCTATTACCATGTAAATCAATGTTTCGGAACCGAGCATTTCAACAACTTCAACTCTTCCCTCTACAACATTCTCAGACATTGATTCAAGATAAATCTCTTCATCACGAATGTTTTCAGGACGTATACCCATTACCACTTCTCTGCCCACATATTCGCTGGACTCAAGCTTCTTTGCCTTTCCTTCCGGAAGTTTAATATCCTGTTTTCCAAACAGAAGGTGCATTTCATCCCCGCGTTTTTCAATTCTTGCATTTACAAAGTTCATCTGCGGGCTTCCGATAAATCCTGCTACGAACATGTTGCAAGGTCTCTCATAAAGATTTGTAGGAGTATCAACCTGTTGAATGTATCCGTCTTTCATAACAACAATTCTTGTACCCATCGTCAAAGCTTCTGTCTGGTCGTGAGTAACGTAGATGAATGTTGTCTGAAGTCTCTGGTGCAGCTTGCTGATTTCGGTTCTCATCTGAACTCTGAGTTTTGCGTCAAGGTTTGACAGAGGCTCATCCATCAAGAATACCTTAGGATTACGAACTATGGCACGTCCAAGCGCAACCCTCTGTCTCTGACCTCCGGACAATGCCTTCGGCTTTCTTTCCAGCAAGTGTTCTATGTCAAGAATCTTTGCAGCCTCCAAAACTCTCCTCTTAATCTCATCTTTGGGAACTTTTCTAAGCTTCAATCCAAATGCCATGTTGTCAAACACAGACATATGCGGATACAAAGCGTAGTTCTGGAAAACCATCGCTATATCTCTATCTTTAGGTGCCACGTCGTTGACCAGTTTGTCACCTATATAAAGCTCACCTTCCGTAATTTCTTCCAATCCGGCAACCATTCTCAATGTTGTAGTTTTTCCACATCCAGACGGTCCTACCAATATAATAAATTCCTTGTCTTCAATATCCAAATTAAAGTCGTTTACCGCAGTAACCCCACCTGGATATCTTTTGTACACACCTTTAAGTTTAACGCTTGCCATTTCTTTCCCTCCCAATTATTTTACGAGCATTAGTTTCAATGATATAAATATAACACGTAATTCAATCCTTCAACTAGTATACAAATTCACAAAAATTATTTTAGTATTTAGTTACTTTGCATAAAGGTAAATCCGTATTTTATGTTGTCAGCACGGTCCTTAAGGGCTTTTAAGGGCCTGTATCGGAAAAAAATTTTTATGTCTTTAGCTTTTTTGTAAATATTTGCGGTGTATATTTTAAGCATTTTATATGGAAATACAAATTTTTGATAAAAATCAATATTGAATTTTTATGCACAGAAATGTATAATTATAAAATCAATTGTCAAATTAATTCGATATTTTTATTGCAAAAAAGCTTTTGGCTGGGAGGGTATTTAAATGGCAAGTGTAGGAATTATAGGAGCTACCGGTTATGTTGGAACAGAAATTGTTCGACTTCTTCAAAATCATCCGGATATAAACATTACTTCTGTCGTATCCCACAACTTTGCGGGGCAGAAGATATCGGACATATACCCAAATCTTAAGAATGTTTTTGAAATGGAATGCGATGAGCTTGATATAGATAAAATTGCCGACAAAGCTGAAGTGTTTGTCACTGCGCTTCCTCACGGCATATCAAAGGAAGTGATACCCAAGCTTGTTGAAAAAGGTAAAAGAATAGTTGACCACAGCGGCGATTTTCGCTACAAGTCTGTTGAAGTGTATGAAAAATGGTACAACGCTACCCATGGAATGCCGCATCTTTTGAAACTTTCGGCATATGGTCTGCCTGAGCTTCACAGAGAAGAAATAAAAAATGCACAGATAATAGGCAATCCCGGCTGTTATCCGACTTGTTCGATACTGGCGCTGGC comes from Acetivibrio thermocellus ATCC 27405 and encodes:
- the ftsX gene encoding permease-like cell division protein FtsX encodes the protein MKLRTTKYIIKEGFVNTYRNVLMSLASMGVVSASLIILGFFLVMTANIEHNTRFLKEQPEMQVFCNPNLDDYQVGMLQWTISRDERIESYQMVDKAAAFEKAKEMLGEDKEILEGLDESIMPVSFIIKLKNSKDYEEVVERYKNYPGVDSVQYSQKAIDFVNKILRILQIGSTTLIIILSAIAVFIISNTIKLTVFARRREINIMKYIGATDWFIRWPFIVEGVIIGLVGAFISFVIIYLVYRIGGSSIVNDMAMLELVSMRDMSFKLISIFCMMGAFVGALGSVISIQKYLRV
- the ftsE gene encoding cell division ATP-binding protein FtsE, translated to MVEYRGVSKRYPNGTLALNNINLTINKGEFAFFVGPSGSGKSTLLKLILKEEDPTEGEVFVNGYELSKMTRKDIPFLRRSLGVVFQDFRLLPNKTVYENVEFAMQITEALPKEIRRQVPMALALVGLSKKAKAYPHQLSGGEQQRVALARALVNNPSLLIADEPTGNLDPETSWEIMKLLAEVNYRGTTVIVATHEKSIVDAMKKRVIALDKGVIVRDQEKGQYEDEVKNHQVYY
- a CDS encoding PucR family transcriptional regulator, giving the protein MSVKIYQNLVNQIKDVIDSEFGIMDDTGLILACSDEKKVGQSSSLVSEIMRSKDQFVVIDGQTFQKVYIKNKLEFITFIDSDSENSQKFLALISINTINVKNYFDEKYDKISFIKGIIMDNILPGDITLRAKELHLQNNVNRVVFLVETEKAKDIYAHEIIEGLFPVKNKDFVVVLDDEKVVLIKELKPDYDYKEINKISKVIIDTLSTEGMIKARVGIGTVVDNIKDIGRSFKEAQMALLIGGIFDSEKSIVDYNRLGIGRLIYQLPPTLCKLFLKEVFKEGSFEALDSETMYTINKFFENNLNVSETSRQLYVHRNTLVYRLDKIQKITGLDLRLFDDAIIFKVAMLVKKYLDSNQALV
- a CDS encoding ABC transporter ATP-binding protein, with translation MASVKLKGVYKRYPGGVTAVNDFNLDIEDKEFIILVGPSGCGKTTTLRMVAGLEEITEGELYIGDKLVNDVAPKDRDIAMVFQNYALYPHMSVFDNMAFGLKLRKVPKDEIKRRVLEAAKILDIEHLLERKPKALSGGQRQRVALGRAIVRNPKVFLMDEPLSNLDAKLRVQMRTEISKLHQRLQTTFIYVTHDQTEALTMGTRIVVMKDGYIQQVDTPTNLYERPCNMFVAGFIGSPQMNFVNARIEKRGDEMHLLFGKQDIKLPEGKAKKLESSEYVGREVVMGIRPENIRDEEIYLESMSENVVEGRVEVVEMLGSETLIYMVIDDFEFTARVNPRSKARPGDVIKVAFDANKIHLFDKETEKTIMN